A DNA window from Streptomyces sp. 71268 contains the following coding sequences:
- a CDS encoding ribonuclease HII yields the protein MPHEPPTHTVERSLRATTGAKIVAGVDEVGRGAWAGPVTVCAAVTGLRRPPAGLTDSKLLTRERRTALAAELTTWVTAHGLGHSSPEEIDKLGMTEALRLAATRALDALPVRPDAVILDGKHDYLGAPWQVRTVIKGDQSCIAVAAASVLAKVRRDTMMAELGAGCSEFYFEDNVGYPSPAHRAALEELGPTPHHRLSWAYLDSLPRWQHLKRPRISPDVIDLESEGQLGFDFTGA from the coding sequence ATGCCCCACGAACCGCCCACTCACACCGTCGAGCGCTCGCTACGCGCCACGACCGGAGCCAAGATCGTCGCCGGAGTCGATGAGGTCGGCCGTGGTGCATGGGCTGGTCCGGTCACCGTCTGCGCCGCAGTCACCGGGCTGCGACGCCCGCCTGCCGGACTGACCGACTCGAAGCTGCTCACGCGAGAGCGCCGCACGGCACTCGCCGCGGAGCTGACGACCTGGGTCACGGCTCACGGCCTCGGTCACTCCTCGCCGGAAGAGATCGACAAGCTGGGCATGACCGAGGCGCTCCGCTTGGCCGCGACCCGCGCTCTGGACGCGCTGCCGGTGCGACCCGACGCGGTGATCCTCGACGGCAAGCATGACTACCTCGGCGCCCCCTGGCAGGTGCGTACGGTGATCAAGGGCGACCAGTCGTGCATCGCCGTGGCCGCCGCCTCCGTACTGGCCAAGGTGCGACGGGACACGATGATGGCGGAATTGGGCGCGGGGTGCTCGGAGTTCTACTTCGAGGACAACGTGGGCTATCCGTCGCCCGCGCACCGTGCAGCCCTGGAGGAACTGGGCCCCACCCCGCATCACCGACTGTCGTGGGCGTACCTTGACTCGCTGCCGCGCTGGCAGCACCTCAAGCGGCCCCGCATCAGCCCGGACGTCATCGACTTGGAGAGCGAAGGCCAACTCGGCTTCGACTTCACCGGGGCCTGA
- a CDS encoding ADP-ribosylglycohydrolase family protein — protein MTADRFQRAHASLRGLAVGDALGSQFFVPANYARLQARALPPGSWQWTDDTEMACSVLAVLAMHGRIDQDALATSFAEHHDFDRGYGPAVNRMLRLVREGADWRELAAALFNGQGSWGNGAAMRIAPLGAWYAGDAEQATHQAEISAYTTHQHREAVAGAMAVAAAAALVAAPDGPGDPARLLDDVVALVPRSAVQAGLRRARDMLDFADPVTVAAVLGCGRRTSAHDTVPFALWAAAGNLASFERAFWVTAQAGGDVDTTCAIVGGVLAGSSTGAPPAEWQDRTEALPDWLPGQPR, from the coding sequence ATGACCGCTGACCGCTTTCAACGCGCCCACGCGAGCCTGCGTGGTCTGGCCGTGGGCGATGCCCTCGGCTCCCAGTTCTTCGTTCCCGCCAACTACGCCCGCCTGCAAGCACGCGCACTACCTCCCGGTTCCTGGCAGTGGACCGACGACACCGAGATGGCGTGCTCCGTGCTCGCCGTGTTGGCCATGCACGGCCGCATCGACCAGGACGCGCTCGCCACCTCGTTCGCCGAGCACCACGACTTCGACCGCGGATACGGGCCCGCGGTGAACCGGATGCTGAGGCTGGTGAGGGAAGGAGCCGACTGGCGGGAACTGGCCGCCGCGCTCTTCAACGGTCAGGGCTCGTGGGGCAACGGCGCCGCGATGCGGATCGCCCCACTGGGAGCCTGGTACGCGGGGGACGCCGAGCAGGCGACACACCAGGCAGAGATCTCCGCCTACACCACCCACCAACATCGCGAGGCGGTAGCCGGGGCTATGGCGGTGGCGGCGGCAGCGGCCCTGGTCGCCGCTCCCGACGGGCCCGGCGATCCCGCGCGACTGCTGGACGACGTGGTGGCGCTGGTACCGCGCAGCGCTGTCCAGGCCGGGCTGCGCCGCGCGCGCGACATGCTCGACTTCGCCGACCCGGTCACCGTCGCCGCCGTCCTCGGCTGCGGTCGCCGTACCAGCGCGCACGACACCGTGCCCTTCGCGCTGTGGGCCGCCGCCGGAAACCTCGCCTCCTTCGAGCGGGCGTTCTGGGTGACCGCGCAGGCAGGCGGTGACGTGGACACCACCTGCGCCATCGTCGGAGGCGTCCTCGCCGGCAGCTCGACAGGCGCCCCGCCGGCCGAGTGGCAGGACCGTACCGAGGCGCTCCCCGACTGGCTACCGGGCCAGCCGCGCTGA
- a CDS encoding histidine phosphatase family protein: MARPQRIVLIRHGESEGNIDDTVYEREPDHALALTPRGQQQAAEAGIALRSTFGDEPISAYVSPYRRTHETFHLLGLNPSRTRVREEPRLREQDWGNWQDQEDVRKQKAYRDAYGHFFYRFAQGESGADVYDRVGAFLESLWRSFEDPDHPRNVLLVTHGLTMRLFCMRWFHWSVAEFESLSNPGNAEYRTLLLGDDGRYRLDRPFERWCTPVPYPLPVRVRCDDR; this comes from the coding sequence ATGGCACGACCTCAGCGCATCGTCCTCATCCGCCATGGCGAGTCCGAGGGAAACATCGACGACACCGTCTACGAAAGGGAGCCCGATCATGCGCTTGCCCTGACGCCACGCGGGCAACAGCAGGCTGCCGAAGCGGGCATCGCGCTACGGAGCACCTTCGGAGACGAGCCGATCTCTGCCTACGTCTCCCCCTACCGCCGCACCCATGAGACGTTCCACCTGCTGGGTCTGAATCCCTCGCGGACCCGGGTCCGCGAGGAGCCGCGGCTACGCGAGCAGGACTGGGGAAACTGGCAGGACCAGGAGGATGTTCGCAAGCAGAAGGCGTACCGCGACGCGTACGGCCATTTCTTCTACCGCTTCGCGCAGGGAGAGTCCGGCGCGGACGTCTATGACCGGGTGGGTGCCTTCCTGGAGAGCCTGTGGCGCAGTTTCGAGGACCCCGACCACCCACGGAACGTCCTGCTCGTGACCCATGGCCTGACCATGCGCTTGTTCTGCATGCGCTGGTTTCACTGGAGCGTCGCGGAATTCGAGTCGCTTTCCAACCCGGGGAACGCCGAATACCGCACCCTGCTGCTCGGAGACGACGGCCGCTACCGATTGGACCGACCGTTCGAGCGCTGGTGCACCCCTGTACCGTATCCACTACCGGTTAGAGTTCGCTGCGATGACCGCTGA
- a CDS encoding ABC-F family ATP-binding cassette domain-containing protein — translation MPTQISLRGVTVSRGDRLLLDDVSFSARPGERVGIVGENGAGKSTLLRLIAGMDHPDEGEVVTIADGEVGYLTQAPELPQDHTVGDAIGRALEGLRRMERRLRALEPTLGDARAETLAEYGELLTAFEARGGYEVDVRVDKALQALNLAHVGRERRLGELSGGEQARLGLACLIAAAPEVMLLDEPTNHLDATALTWLEDALRTHPGTVLAISHDRVFLERVATAILEVDADRRALVRYGGGYPGFIAERVAARRRWEEAYEQWCADTAELAEFAATTAPRVAPGRARKDGNKMAYGRDRGRVQASVSSRVRNAQERLRRLQADPVPRPPDVLRFAARPARGDAGGQLVALDEVRVADRLSVHALSVRAGERLLIHGDNGAGKTTLLRLLAGVATPDSGRVHRRGRIGYLAQEIPVDHPQERLLAVFGRGLPDGPDEHAQRLLSYGLFRERDLHVPVGSLSVGQRRRLALARLLARPMDLLLLDEPTNHLALGLVEELEAALARWQGALVVVTHDRLLRARFAGEHRELRRGRLVSS, via the coding sequence TTGCCTACCCAAATCTCGCTACGAGGCGTCACCGTCTCTCGTGGGGATCGACTGCTCCTCGATGACGTGTCGTTCTCCGCGCGGCCCGGAGAGCGCGTCGGCATCGTGGGGGAGAACGGCGCGGGCAAGTCCACGCTGCTACGACTGATCGCCGGCATGGACCATCCTGACGAGGGGGAGGTCGTCACCATCGCCGACGGCGAGGTGGGGTATCTCACCCAGGCCCCAGAGCTTCCCCAGGACCACACGGTCGGAGACGCCATAGGCCGAGCGCTGGAGGGTCTGCGCCGCATGGAGCGCAGGCTGCGCGCGTTGGAGCCCACCCTCGGCGATGCCCGTGCCGAAACCCTGGCGGAATACGGGGAGTTGCTCACCGCGTTCGAGGCCCGCGGTGGGTACGAGGTGGACGTACGGGTGGACAAGGCCCTGCAGGCCCTGAACCTCGCGCACGTCGGCCGCGAGCGGCGACTCGGCGAACTCTCCGGTGGCGAGCAGGCCCGCCTCGGCCTCGCCTGTCTTATCGCCGCGGCTCCCGAGGTGATGCTCCTCGACGAGCCCACCAACCACCTCGATGCCACAGCCCTGACCTGGCTGGAGGATGCCCTTCGGACTCACCCGGGCACGGTGCTCGCGATCTCTCACGATCGCGTGTTCCTGGAGCGGGTAGCCACCGCGATCCTGGAAGTGGACGCCGACCGACGCGCACTCGTGCGCTACGGAGGCGGGTACCCGGGGTTCATCGCGGAGCGAGTCGCCGCGCGGCGACGCTGGGAAGAGGCGTACGAGCAGTGGTGCGCAGACACCGCCGAGTTGGCGGAGTTCGCCGCCACGACCGCCCCGCGCGTCGCCCCCGGCCGGGCGAGAAAGGACGGCAACAAGATGGCCTACGGCCGGGACAGGGGGCGTGTCCAGGCATCGGTCTCCAGCCGAGTGCGCAACGCCCAGGAGCGGCTGAGAAGGCTCCAGGCGGACCCCGTCCCCAGGCCGCCTGACGTGCTGCGATTCGCTGCCCGCCCCGCGCGGGGGGACGCCGGTGGCCAACTCGTCGCCCTGGACGAAGTCCGGGTCGCGGACCGACTGTCCGTGCACGCACTGTCCGTCCGGGCCGGAGAGCGACTGCTGATCCACGGTGACAACGGGGCAGGGAAGACGACCCTGCTACGCCTGTTGGCCGGAGTGGCGACGCCTGACAGCGGCCGGGTCCACCGCCGAGGGCGCATCGGCTACCTCGCCCAGGAGATACCGGTGGATCATCCCCAGGAGCGATTGCTCGCGGTCTTCGGTCGAGGGCTGCCGGACGGGCCCGACGAGCACGCCCAGCGCCTCCTGTCGTACGGGCTGTTTCGTGAGCGCGATCTGCACGTTCCGGTGGGTTCACTCTCCGTCGGACAGCGCCGCCGACTCGCCCTAGCGCGCCTGCTGGCCAGGCCGATGGACCTGCTGCTCTTGGACGAGCCGACCAATCACCTCGCCCTCGGCCTGGTCGAAGAACTGGAGGCGGCCCTGGCCCGGTGGCAGGGCGCCTTGGTCGTCGTCACCCACGACCGATTGCTGCGCGCGCGGTTCGCCGGCGAACACCGAGAGCTGCGCCGCGGACGCCTTGTCTCCAGCTAG
- a CDS encoding TetR/AcrR family transcriptional regulator: MTRDSAAAPGTVRPGGRTARTRAAVRDAVLTGLADHGYPGLTVEYVAEHSGVHKTTLYRRWGGVDGLLVDALDLAGEDSWTPPDTGTLEGDLRALADEVAATFGDRATAAAPTAFIAAAFQSERAAQGLRDFYRERFDRCGPLVSRAIERGEAPPGTDAGAVARAVSAPLFFRVFVTREPIDATHARQSALAVLAAIQAGAYAVSTDSAPPADAAGDSSSADEHTGREP, from the coding sequence ATGACTCGTGACTCCGCCGCCGCCCCCGGGACGGTGCGCCCCGGTGGGCGGACGGCTCGCACCCGCGCAGCCGTCCGCGACGCCGTCCTCACCGGCCTCGCCGACCACGGGTACCCGGGCCTGACCGTCGAGTACGTCGCGGAGCATTCGGGGGTGCACAAGACCACGCTCTATAGACGCTGGGGCGGTGTCGACGGGCTGCTCGTGGACGCGCTCGACCTCGCGGGAGAGGATTCCTGGACGCCACCCGACACGGGAACGCTCGAAGGCGACCTGCGCGCCTTGGCTGATGAGGTGGCGGCGACGTTCGGCGACCGCGCGACGGCTGCCGCGCCCACCGCGTTCATCGCGGCCGCGTTCCAGTCGGAGCGCGCCGCGCAGGGGCTGCGCGACTTCTACCGGGAGCGCTTCGACCGTTGCGGCCCGCTGGTCAGCCGCGCCATAGAGCGCGGCGAGGCTCCCCCCGGGACGGACGCGGGCGCCGTCGCCCGGGCCGTTTCCGCCCCTCTGTTCTTCCGCGTCTTCGTGACCCGTGAGCCGATCGACGCCACGCACGCGCGGCAGAGCGCCCTTGCCGTGTTGGCCGCGATCCAGGCCGGGGCGTATGCAGTCAGCACCGACTCAGCCCCGCCAGCCGACGCGGCCGGCGACAGCTCATCCGCTGACGAGCACACCGGGCGAGAGCCGTGA
- a CDS encoding YdbC family protein, translating to MLVKWIRCSVTDRPGFERGQRKWAGLLGEPGFRGQGGGWSRTRPEVAHVFGFWESRAFYDSFMARAHDRLAAGQSGTYTDMQVLLFERQFDVKVGFEPRFGDVDVVRVAHCQVHADRVEHFTLMQKKVWNPAMAGSPGMLRGVFGQAPGHEFLVLSMWNSAAEHGKYREERVQRLGTRAEVDTDIAALAGDIVAIEPSWTV from the coding sequence GTGCTGGTCAAGTGGATTCGCTGCTCCGTGACGGACCGTCCCGGGTTCGAGCGTGGGCAGCGGAAATGGGCGGGGTTGCTCGGCGAGCCGGGTTTCCGTGGGCAGGGCGGCGGGTGGAGCCGTACGCGTCCGGAGGTGGCGCACGTCTTCGGCTTCTGGGAGAGCAGGGCGTTCTACGACTCCTTCATGGCACGAGCGCATGACCGCCTCGCGGCGGGCCAGAGCGGAACGTACACGGACATGCAAGTGCTGCTCTTCGAGCGGCAGTTCGACGTCAAGGTCGGTTTCGAGCCGCGCTTCGGCGATGTCGACGTGGTGCGGGTCGCGCACTGCCAGGTGCACGCGGACCGGGTCGAGCACTTCACCTTGATGCAGAAGAAGGTATGGAACCCGGCGATGGCCGGCTCGCCAGGCATGCTCAGGGGCGTATTCGGCCAGGCCCCCGGTCACGAGTTCCTCGTACTATCCATGTGGAATTCGGCGGCAGAGCACGGCAAGTACCGCGAGGAACGGGTGCAGCGACTCGGCACCCGGGCCGAAGTGGACACGGACATCGCCGCGCTGGCGGGCGACATTGTCGCGATAGAGCCCTCCTGGACCGTGTGA
- a CDS encoding arylamine N-acetyltransferase: MSESMWGSDRLDLDAYLARIGLAGSTGDGDGTKTPPAPGAGGRREPAVADAKLAADVSTLRALHRAHVAAIPFENLEIVLGRPILLDIEALQAKLVRQRRGGYCYEQNLLFAAALERLGFSVTGLGARVRMGSDKLTAETHMLLRVSIEGDDWIADVGFGGEGLLEPLPWVAGDQHRQGDWTFGLASEADGVWSLRSLHSDGWFDLYAFTSEQRYPIDYEVRNYYISTHERSPFVSRPVVQRTDPGVRHRLVGARLALARPDGTTEGREVAPQELIEVLLSEFGVELDDADAEKLVQGYASGS, translated from the coding sequence GTGAGCGAATCCATGTGGGGCAGCGACCGCCTGGACCTGGACGCCTACCTGGCACGCATTGGCCTCGCGGGGTCGACGGGCGACGGCGACGGTACGAAGACACCGCCGGCCCCCGGGGCCGGAGGCCGACGTGAGCCCGCGGTTGCCGACGCGAAGCTCGCCGCTGACGTGAGCACCCTGCGGGCGCTGCACCGGGCGCACGTGGCGGCCATCCCCTTTGAGAACCTGGAGATCGTGCTCGGGCGGCCCATCCTGCTGGATATCGAGGCGCTCCAGGCCAAGCTGGTGCGCCAGCGGCGGGGAGGCTACTGCTACGAGCAGAACCTGCTGTTCGCCGCCGCTCTGGAACGGCTGGGCTTCTCGGTCACGGGACTCGGAGCACGGGTGCGGATGGGGTCCGACAAGCTGACCGCCGAGACGCACATGCTGCTGCGGGTCTCGATCGAGGGCGATGACTGGATCGCGGACGTGGGCTTCGGCGGTGAGGGACTTCTGGAGCCGCTGCCGTGGGTTGCCGGTGACCAGCACCGGCAGGGCGACTGGACCTTCGGCCTGGCCAGTGAGGCCGACGGGGTCTGGTCGCTGCGGTCGCTGCACTCCGATGGTTGGTTCGACCTCTACGCCTTCACCTCGGAGCAGCGCTACCCCATCGACTACGAAGTCCGTAACTACTACATCTCCACACACGAACGGTCTCCCTTCGTCTCCCGACCGGTGGTCCAGCGGACCGACCCCGGCGTGCGGCATCGCTTGGTCGGCGCGCGACTAGCCCTCGCACGCCCTGATGGCACGACTGAAGGGCGCGAGGTCGCACCACAGGAGCTGATTGAGGTGCTGCTCAGCGAGTTCGGCGTCGAACTGGACGACGCCGATGCGGAAAAGCTTGTCCAGGGGTATGCCTCCGGTTCGTGA